Proteins from a single region of Vicia villosa cultivar HV-30 ecotype Madison, WI unplaced genomic scaffold, Vvil1.0 ctg.001284F_1_1, whole genome shotgun sequence:
- the LOC131634372 gene encoding uncharacterized protein LOC131634372 isoform X2 — protein sequence MLYRGELPAILFDATAATDVDIHHIVLRRSDAKYFLLYASTNFVLACGIYLYVFKEKSISLVYYTLLFDILLVKLLLRKPVNKESVVIMPAFGVQLETHYMSGEFIRSFVPIDKILKPVLLECVTPVTCYWTLSLIVREESEMVLVFKNLRPPVKMLVHVWKALCAATDNKEEICIHTGRDG from the exons ATGCTTTACAGAGG TGAGTTGCCAGCCATTCTCTTCGATGCCACGGCCGCCACAG ATGTCGACATACACCATATAGTTCTGCGGAGGAGTGAtgcaaaatattttcttttgtatgCCTCAACAAATTTTGTATTAGCATGTGGCATCTATTTGTATGTTTTTAAG GAAAAATCCATTAGTCTTGTGTATTACACCTTGCTTTTTGACATACTTCTTGTCAAGTTGTTACTTCGGAAGCCTGTTAATAAAG AGTCTGTTGTGATTATGCCGGCTTTTGGTGTACAGCTTGAGACTCACTATATGAG TGGAGAATTCATCCGAAGCTTTGTTCCAATTGACAAGATTCTAAAACCTGTTTTATTAGAATGTGTGACTCCGGTGACTTGCTACTGGACTCTATCCTTGATTGTTCGCGAGGAATCAGAAATGGTGTTAGTTTTTAAG AACTTGCGACCGCCTGTTAAAATGCTAGTGCATGTCTGGAAGGCTTTATGTGCTGCAACAGATAATAAAGAAGAGATTTGTATACATACAGGGAGAGATGGATAG
- the LOC131634372 gene encoding uncharacterized protein LOC131634372 isoform X3 — translation MVEFSISNARYNYMHDQKYPSEDVDIHHIVLRRSDAKYFLLYASTNFVLACGIYLYVFKEKSISLVYYTLLFDILLVKLLLRKPVNKESVVIMPAFGVQLETHYMSGEFIRSFVPIDKILKPVLLECVTPVTCYWTLSLIVREESEMVLVFKVLTKNCEICFARTCDRLLKC, via the exons ATGGTTGAATTTTCGATAAGTAATGCTAGATATAATTATATGCATGATCAGAAATATCCCTCTGAAGATGTCGACATACACCATATAGTTCTGCGGAGGAGTGAtgcaaaatattttcttttgtatgCCTCAACAAATTTTGTATTAGCATGTGGCATCTATTTGTATGTTTTTAAG GAAAAATCCATTAGTCTTGTGTATTACACCTTGCTTTTTGACATACTTCTTGTCAAGTTGTTACTTCGGAAGCCTGTTAATAAAG AGTCTGTTGTGATTATGCCGGCTTTTGGTGTACAGCTTGAGACTCACTATATGAG TGGAGAATTCATCCGAAGCTTTGTTCCAATTGACAAGATTCTAAAACCTGTTTTATTAGAATGTGTGACTCCGGTGACTTGCTACTGGACTCTATCCTTGATTGTTCGCGAGGAATCAGAAATGGTGTTAGTTTTTAAG GTACTAACGAAGAATTGCGAGATTTGTTTTGCTAGAACTTGCGACCGCCTGTTAAAATGCTAG
- the LOC131634368 gene encoding uncharacterized protein LOC131634368 produces the protein MLYRGKFADGGDGREMASKRQRTVDAGSSFYGSPGSSYMYNPSPYGYVSQPPPPPPFPVVRLRGLPFDCTETDVAEFFHGLDIVDVLFVHKGGKFSGEGFCVLGYPLQVDFALQRNRQNIGRRYVEVFRSKRQEYYKAIANEVSDARGGSPRRSAPRAKSYDEGKDSAEHTGVLRLRGLPFSANKDDIMEFFKDYVLSEDSIHIVMNSEGRPSGEAYVEFENAEDSKAAMVKDRMTLGSRYIELFPSSHGEMEDSISRGR, from the exons ATGCTTTACAGAGG TAAATTTGCTGATGGAGGCGATGGACGGGAAATGGCTTCAAAACGTCAGCGGACCGTTGATGCGGGATCTTCATTCTATGGTTCCCCAGGTTCCAGTTATATGTACAATCCATCTCCATATGGATACGTGAGCCaacctcctcctcctccaccgTTCCCTGTTGTTCGACTGCGTGGTCTTCCCTTTGATTGCACTGAAACTGATGTGGCCGAGTTCTTCCATGGTCTAGACATAGTTGATGTTCTTTTTGTTCATAAAGGTGGCAAGTTTTCCGGGGAAGGCTTTTGTGTATTGGGGTATCCTCTTCAAGTCGATTTTGctcttcaaagaaacaggcagaACATAGGTAGAAGATACGTTGAAGTTTTCAGAAGTAAGAGACAGGAATACTACAAGGCTATTGCAAATGAGGTTTCAGACGCTCGAGGTGGTTCACCTCGTCGAAGTGCTCCTCGGGCTAAATCATACGATGAAGGAAAAGATTCGGCTGAACACACAGGGGTGTTGCGACTTAGGGGATTACCATTTTCTGCAAATAAGGATGACATAATGGAGTTCTTTAAGGACTATGTTCTGTCAGAGGATTCAATTCATATTGTAATGAATTCAGAGGGTAGACCTTCTGGGGAGGCTTATGTGGAATTTGAAAATGCTGAAGATTCAAAAGCAGCCATGGTAAAGGATAGAATGACACTTGGGAGTCGCTATATAGAGCTATTCCCTTCGTCACATGGTGAGATGGAAGATTCAATTTCAAGAGGACGATGA
- the LOC131634372 gene encoding uncharacterized protein LOC131634372 isoform X1 — MVEFSISNARYNYMHDQKYPSEDVDIHHIVLRRSDAKYFLLYASTNFVLACGIYLYVFKEKSISLVYYTLLFDILLVKLLLRKPVNKESVVIMPAFGVQLETHYMSGEFIRSFVPIDKILKPVLLECVTPVTCYWTLSLIVREESEMVLVFKNLRPPVKMLVHVWKALCAATDNKEEICIHTGRDG; from the exons ATGGTTGAATTTTCGATAAGTAATGCTAGATATAATTATATGCATGATCAGAAATATCCCTCTGAAGATGTCGACATACACCATATAGTTCTGCGGAGGAGTGAtgcaaaatattttcttttgtatgCCTCAACAAATTTTGTATTAGCATGTGGCATCTATTTGTATGTTTTTAAG GAAAAATCCATTAGTCTTGTGTATTACACCTTGCTTTTTGACATACTTCTTGTCAAGTTGTTACTTCGGAAGCCTGTTAATAAAG AGTCTGTTGTGATTATGCCGGCTTTTGGTGTACAGCTTGAGACTCACTATATGAG TGGAGAATTCATCCGAAGCTTTGTTCCAATTGACAAGATTCTAAAACCTGTTTTATTAGAATGTGTGACTCCGGTGACTTGCTACTGGACTCTATCCTTGATTGTTCGCGAGGAATCAGAAATGGTGTTAGTTTTTAAG AACTTGCGACCGCCTGTTAAAATGCTAGTGCATGTCTGGAAGGCTTTATGTGCTGCAACAGATAATAAAGAAGAGATTTGTATACATACAGGGAGAGATGGATAG